Proteins encoded together in one Desulfobacteraceae bacterium window:
- a CDS encoding glutamate-5-semialdehyde dehydrogenase, with amino-acid sequence MRLKPPLRLYGKRGTCRAPFCRIQIEDAMEITAIARQAQEACRQLAAAKSDAKNRALAAIARALETHRDEIVAANRRDLARAETENLAAPLLKRLRFDEAKITEAVEGIHSLVALPDPVGATLSATELDQGLELYKVSCPIGVIGVIFESRPDALVQISCLCLKSGNAVLLKGGSEAAATNRILAETISAASVAAGMPAGWLALLETRADVAAILGLDEDIDLIIPRGSNEFVRHIMDNTAIPVLGHADGICHVYIDRYAELDMAVRIAVDSKTQYVAVCNAAETILVHQALAAGLLPGLKTALEARGVEIRGCARTRALIDVAAAVEQDWRTEYLDLIVSVGVVNDLDAAIAHINRYGSGHTDVIVTADRARALRFMDYVDAADVFWNCSSRFSDGFRYGLGAEVGISTSKIHARGPVGLEGLVIYKWRMIGSGQIVADYSGPGAKPFTHRRLARTFDGALRADG; translated from the coding sequence ATGAGACTGAAACCGCCCCTGCGCTTGTACGGCAAGCGCGGAACCTGCCGGGCACCCTTTTGCCGAATCCAAATCGAGGACGCCATGGAGATCACCGCTATCGCGCGGCAGGCCCAGGAAGCCTGCCGGCAGTTGGCCGCCGCCAAAAGCGATGCCAAAAACCGGGCCCTGGCCGCCATCGCCCGGGCGCTGGAAACCCACCGGGACGAGATCGTGGCCGCCAACCGGCGCGACCTGGCCCGTGCCGAGACCGAAAACCTGGCCGCACCGCTGTTAAAGCGCCTGCGCTTCGACGAGGCCAAAATCACCGAGGCCGTGGAGGGCATCCACAGTCTGGTGGCGCTGCCCGATCCGGTGGGGGCAACCCTCAGCGCCACCGAGCTTGACCAGGGGCTGGAGCTCTACAAGGTCAGCTGCCCCATCGGGGTGATCGGCGTGATCTTCGAGTCGCGGCCCGATGCCCTGGTGCAGATCTCCTGCCTGTGCCTGAAGAGCGGCAACGCCGTCCTGCTCAAGGGCGGCAGCGAGGCGGCGGCCACCAACCGCATCCTGGCCGAGACGATCAGCGCCGCCAGCGTCGCCGCCGGCATGCCCGCCGGGTGGCTGGCGCTGCTCGAGACCCGCGCGGATGTGGCGGCGATCCTGGGACTGGACGAGGATATCGATCTGATCATCCCGCGCGGCAGCAACGAGTTCGTGCGCCACATCATGGACAACACCGCCATCCCGGTCCTGGGGCACGCCGACGGCATCTGCCACGTCTACATCGACCGCTACGCGGAGTTGGACATGGCCGTACGCATCGCGGTGGACAGCAAAACCCAGTACGTCGCGGTCTGCAACGCCGCCGAAACGATCCTGGTGCACCAGGCGTTGGCCGCCGGGCTCCTGCCCGGGCTCAAAACCGCCCTGGAAGCGCGCGGGGTCGAGATCCGCGGCTGTGCGCGCACCCGTGCGCTGATCGACGTGGCGGCTGCGGTTGAACAGGATTGGCGCACCGAATACCTCGACCTGATCGTCTCGGTCGGAGTGGTGAACGATCTGGATGCGGCCATCGCACACATCAACCGCTACGGCTCGGGTCACACCGACGTGATTGTCACCGCGGACCGCGCACGCGCCCTGCGTTTTATGGACTACGTGGATGCGGCGGACGTCTTCTGGAACTGCAGCAGCCGGTTTTCAGACGGCTTTCGCTACGGGCTGGGGGCCGAGGTGGGGATCAGCACGAGCAAGATCCACGCCCGGGGACCGGTGGGGCTGGAAGGCCTGGTGATCTACAAGTGGCGGATGATCGGAAGCGGCCAGATCGTGGCCGACTACAGCGGTCCGGGCGCCAAGCCCTTCACCCACCGGCGGTTGGCCAGAACCTTTGATGGCGCCTTGCGGGCCGACGGTTGA